The genomic interval GCGTCCAACCGCTCGGCCAGGTGTCCCAAGCGCAGTCGCTCCAGGTGCTCGAGCACGCGCGCATGCACCAGCTCGTGGCTCATGCGACACCTCGCTTCGCGCCCTGCTCCACCACGGCGGCGTAGTCCTCCAGCGAGCGCCCGAGCGCGGCCAGCTTGGAGCCGTCCTCGGCGGGCTCCACGGCGCGCGCTCGCCACAGTCCTTCCCAGTGAGCCGGGTCGACGACGCGCCCGTGTGGCTCCTTGCCGCGTACGTGCGTGGCCACCAGCTTGCCCGCGTGGAAGATGCGCACCTCCGCCTCTCCCACCTGCACCTCGACGCTCTCGCGCACCAGCCGGTGCGGCACGCTGTAGCGCACCGTGTCCACGTCCACCAGCGCGTCGTTGGCCACCTTGCGCTTGAGCCTCTGCTGCCGACGCGGCAGTGGACGTGAGGGCAGCGGGCGCAGCGCGGCCTTCTCCTCACGCTCGAATCTGTCCAGCGGCCGCTCATGCGTGGTGCCGTGCACGCGCGCATCCGCCTCGGCCATCCACTCCACCAGGTGCTTCTCCAGCGCGGCGAAGGACTCGAACTCCCTGCCCGCCAGCGCGTTGCGCTTGACGTACTTGACGCCCGACTCCGTCTTGCCCTTGGTGCGCGCACGGTACGGCCCGCACGCCTTGGGCGTCACGTCCCAGTCCTTGCAGAACTCCACCCAGGCCGGGTGGAAGCGCACGCTGCCGGCCTTCCTGTCGTGCTCGTCCACCAGCGGCCGGGCATTGTCCCCGAGCACCTCCAGCACCACGCCTCCAAAGTGCACGAAGGCCGCGGCCACTCCCTCCCGCCAGTCGTCTCCGCGCTGATTGAGGAAGGCGCGCACGAACAGCCGCCGCGAGAAGCTCAGCACCGCCACCAGCAGGAACACCTTCACCAGCTGCCCGCCCAGCCGCACCTTTTTCTCGCCGAAGTCCACCTGCATCTGCTGCCCTGGCTTCGTCTCGAAGCGCACCGTGGCCACCTGCGCCGCGTGCACCTGCCGCCGTCTCTCCTCCACCGCTCGCTGCACGGTGCGCACGCTGGCCCCCACTCTCTCTTGCTCCAGCAGCGCCTTGACGACGACGGCGTTGCCCTCCGCCGCTCCATTCCACAACTCCACCGCGCGTTGCTGCTCGTCCCCGGTGAGCCGCCGCGCCTTCGGCCTCACCTGCTTGTCGGCCTCGCTGCCCGCGCGCAGGTAGCGCCTCACCGTGTTGCGCGCCACGCCCACCTCGCGCGCTATCCGCTTGTGGCCCCAGCCCGCCTCCGCCAGCACCCGTATGCGCCGCACCACTTCCTGCTCGACCATCGGCACCTCCGCCGCGCGGGGTGCCACAACTGCTGCCGTCTCTCCCATCGAGGTGACCTCCTTGGTGTGGAGGCCCCGGAAGGGGGTCAGTTTTAGTGTCGCGAGGGGGTCAATTTTGCTGTCGCTCTACACCCGGTCCTCGACGAGGGAGTCCGCGAGCAAGCACTTGTACGCGGCGCAGCTCGACGGACGGTCTTTGTATATCTGGCAGTCACGGCCCTTGAGCGCTGGGCACCGCTGAGCAAGCACCTCCGTCCCGCTGCGCCGCTGCTGCGTGGGAATACCGAGGGCGCGCAGACGCTCCAGCTCGTCCGCCTCGAGCCCCACGTGGCTGAAGAGGCTGCCATCGCAGCACAGGCCGCAGCTGCGGCAGAGGAGCGAGAGCGGAGATTCGGGTGTGCCAGGAGTCGTCACGGAACTCATATAGCCACTGTCCCCCCAGGCCACCCGTGCGCGCGAGGGGGCAGGCGAGGGCTGGTCCGGGGGATCGGCCGAGAAGGTATCTCCGAGAGGGTTCTCAAAGAGAAGGCTCTGCCATGCCGACGTCCGCTACTGCGCCATCATCGAGGCACCTTCGAACCTGGGACTGAAGCCGACGGGTGTGGAGACACTCCCAGCGGCGCGGTTGCTCGGCCACGGCCTGGCGGAGCGCCTGGACGCTCGCCGGCCTACTGTCCACGTAACCGGTGCAAGCCCATCCCCTCTTCAGGACGGAGGAGACGCACGCTCCACTCTACGCGGGAGGGCCACGATGAAGGTCGAACCCTCCCCGGGAGTGCTCTCGACGGAGATGGTGCCCCCATGAGTCTCCACGATCTGTCGGGCGATGAAGAGCCCGAGCCCGAGCCCTCCATAGTGACGCTCGGAGACCGCCCGCTCGAACTTCTCGAAGATGCGGGCCCTGGCCTCGCTCGGAAAACCGATGCCCTGGTCCCGCACGATGAGCCGCACCACCTCCGGTCCGGACTCGACCCTCACCTCCAGCGGCTTTCCCTCTCCGAACTTGATGGCGTTTCCGAGCAGGTTGGCCACCACCTGCTCCAGCCGGAGCCGGTCCCAATACCCGACGCCGGGGCACTCGGTCCGAACCTCCAACCGGGAACCGCTGCGAGACAGCTGCTCGCGCAAGTCCTCCACCACCTCCTGGACCACCTGGCAGAGATCGACCTCCTCACGCATCAACTCGAAACGCCCCACGCTGATATGCGAGACATCGAGCAGCTGCTCGATGAGCGCGTGAAGCCGATTGGCCTGTGCCTCGAGTCGGGTCAACTCGCGGAAGATGGCGTCGGTCGGAACCGTCTGCCCCGGAGGAGTCTGGAACAGACGGTGGAGGGAGGAGAGGCGGAGCTTCAATGACGTCAGGGGCGTGCGAAGCTCGTGGGCGGCGACCATGAGGAAGACGTCCCGGATACGAATGGCCTCCTGGGCTTGCTGATACAACCGGGCATTGTCGTACGCGATGGAGGCGCGCCGTGCTACCTCCTGTGCCAGCTCGAGATCCTTCTCCCCATAGCGCCTTCCGGGCGTGCCCGAGCCCAGGGTGAGCACCCCGAGCGTGTTTCCTCGCGCGATGAGCGGTACCGCGATGGCGCTCCGGGTTCCGAGCGCGAGGATGATCTGCGCATGCTCCTCGTTCTCACTCGTGGCCTGGATGTCCTCCTCGGATATCTCGGGGTAGAGACGAGGCTGGTTGCTCCGAAGCACCTCGCTGGCGGGGCTGGGGCCTCCCACCCAGGCCGGATAGCGCTCGGCGAGCTTGTCGAGCAACGGCCGCTTCGCGGGGCTGACATGAGCCCCGGCGACCCGGCGGCTCTGCCCATCCGTCACCAGGTCGATGACGCACCAGTCGGCGAGGTGGCGCACACACAGCTCACCCAGGCGAGAGAGCATCGCTTTGTAATCAAGCGTCTCGGAAAGGATGACGCTCGTCTCCGCGAGAAACGAGACGTTCCGATGGGCCGCCGCGAGGTCAGCGGTTCGCGCCCGCACCTGCTGCTTCAGCGCCTTGTTCCAGGTGATGATCGTCCCCACCACCACCCCCACGCATACGACCAGGAGCGCCACGAACCGCCAGAAGGAGGGTTCACGGTAGAACGGCATCTCCCACTCGTGGATCCAACGCGACCAGATGATCTGCTTTTCCCCCTCCGTCATCTGGTCCAGCCCCTTCTGGACGATGCGGTGCAGGATCGGCTCATCCTTCCGGATCGCCATCGCGAGCTCGTACTGGTAGGGGGTTCTTCCCGCCACATGGAGGCTCGTCAGGTTCTCCCGGGTGATGTAGAAGGACGCGGCCGCGACATGCACGACCATCGCATCGGCTTCGCCCGTCGACAGGCGCATCAGTCCCTCGAGATCATTGGGAACGGGGACGAGCTGAAGCTCGGGGTGGTTGCGTTTCAGATACTCATGGGCTCCGAAGTTCTCCCCCACCGCGACCCGAAGTCCCTTCATCTGCTCGAGCGTGAGCGTCTCCCAGGACCCCCGGCGCACGACGATGATGGTCGGAATGCGGACGTAGGGCGCGGAGAAGAGAAGGTATTCCGAGCGCTCGGGGGTTGGGGTCAGCCCGCTCGTCAGATCCACCCTCCCCTCTCGCATGTCCTTGAGCAGCTCGCGGATGATGACGGGAGGAGCCCTGCGAAACTCGATGCCGAGCTTCCGTTCCAACAACCGGACATAGTCCACGGCCATGCCGCTGAGCTCCCCCTGGTCGTTCACGAACGACAGCGGGGAGTTGGTATAGGTCCCGAGCACGAGGCTGTCGGCATGGCTCGTGAGCCACTCCCGTTCCTCTGGAGTGAGCGGAGCCGAGGCGCGCCCCTCGAGGAAGCGGGGCCCGAGCACGAGGGCCAATCCAGCCAGGAGAAACACTCCGGTGAGGAGAAGCCAGCGGCCTACCCGATCCTGGCGCATAGGAGAATTCCGCCCCCTGTAGGGCGATCATCAGAGTGCACTCCGAAGATCCTGGACAGGGGAGATCCCTTCGAATGGCTCGGAGCTAACAAGAAGGCGGCTGGGCCATGAGCTCTAGAGCGCCTTCACCGCGGCCGTGAAGATTGGAGCCGGCGGGAATCGAAACCGCCGATTGGGCTCCTCGATCTCGAATATCCTGACACCATGCGCCACATCCCAAGCCTGAGCTCATTCCGAATGTTGTGCCTCGTCACCGCCGCATTGCAGGCATCCGCCTGCGCGGGGGAAGTCCGAGAAGGCGACGAGGTGGACGGCGGAGTCAACGCGCCCGGAGATGCGGGACCGGGCTCGGAGATTCCGGATGCAGGGCCCCCCTCCTGCTCGAATATCACCGGCGATCGCTCCACCCAGGTGTGTCTGCGCTGGAAGTGTGACCGCGCGGACCTCTCCGAAGGCACCTGGAGCGGAGCCGTGAACGGGTGCATCGTGGGCGACCTGGGGGCGAGCGCCCGCGCCAACGCGCTGCGGCTCATCAACCTCTATCGCTTCCTCGCCGAGCTGCCAGCGGTGACCACCGATGCGGTGCGCAATCAGAAGGCCCAGGAGTGCGCGCTCATGATGGACGCCAACAACAGCCTGAATCACAGCCCGCCCACCAGCTGGAGCTGCTACACCTCCGGTGGCGTGGAGGCTGCTGGCAAGAGCAACATCTGCTCGGGCCGGGCCGTGGACTGCATCGACCTGTACATATCGGACTCCGGCAACGCGACCACGCTCGGCCATCGCCGCTGGTTCCTCTCCAACCAGCTCGGGCCGGTGGGAATTGGAGGAACGACAGGAGGCTCCTGCCACTGGGTCATTGGTGGCAGCGGGAGTGCCAACCGCGCCTGGACCGCCTGGCCACCGCCGGGCCCCGTCCCCCTCGGAGCCATCCACATCCCGGGGAAGACCTCGGTCGATGTCACCGGGTGGTCCGTACAGACCTACGCGTCCAGCTACAACCTCGGGAGCGCGCAGGTCACGGTCACGGACAACGGGCAGCCCGCTCCGGTCACCGTGACGCAGTTGCTCGCGAACTACGGCTCCGCCTACGCCATCCGCTTCAACCCACAGGGCTGGACCACACAGGCTGGCCATACCTATGCGGTGACCATCACCGCGCCGGGACTGACCAACCCCATCCGCTACACCGTGCAGCCGGTGAACTGCCCCTAGCGGAGCCGAGGGAATGAGCTCGCCGGCCCGGCGTGCGGCTCATGGGATGCCCCTCTGCGCTCCTCACCTCCCCTCTGCTCCCACCCGCTACCCCCAACCGGGCTCCTGTCCTTCCTATACGTCAGAAGCAGGGACTCGAGCTGCTGACTCGGGCCTGCCGAGGACAGCGCAACCCCGATGCGTGCGTCTCGCTCGCCGAGGCCTATGAGTCCGGCACGCCCTGGCCGCGGTCTACGGCACGGGGTGACCCCTGGGGATGGGGAGTCCCGACCCGAGGGCTGCGGAGCCGGACCGCGCCGGGTCATCGAAAGCTCTCACATCATGAGGCTGGCCACCTTCTCATGACTGCTCACGTTTCACCTGGCGAATGGGTAATACCGCACGGATGGGAATATGAAGAAGTTCATGGCATCCGCGCGAGAATATAGCCCCAGCGGCTATGTGACCTTCAAGGCCGGCACCTATGTGGGCGTCTCCGCGAACGGCCTCATCGATGCCGGGTATCTCGACGGCAACCAGTCCCTCTATGTCGGTCCGGGGAATGGCTCGGCTCTTCACCTGGAGCGCCGGCTTCAAGGTTTCCAGCCTCGCGACGGGTAGGGCCTGGAGCGGATTCCTGGCCCAGGACACGTGCCTCACGAAGAGCAACGGGTCCAAGGTCATCTGCGCGGCCATGGGCACCAACGCCTCGGGCGGAGCCACGAACTGGCTGCAGTTCGATTCCAATGGCTACGTCTACGTTGCCTCGGGCAGCTGCACGGTGCTCGGCCCCTGCTAGACCCGGGATGAAGCCCTGGGGGCCAGCTGCGTGGGCCTGGGAAATCCCCCTCGCCCAGCAAGTGCTGAGCGCGCGAGTGGGACCTGACCACGAGGGAGGCTCCTACGAGCGGGAATGCTCTCTCATGTCTGCTTGCTGTCGCGGGGGACTCCTCTTCCCATGCGCGGTTCTATCTTCATCGGATGGAGCCGTTGTCTCCACTACTGGGGGAGGAATACCGCCGTGAACCTCGAGATGCGTGGGCAAGAGTCCCCGTCATCCTCGCTGGCGGGCGTGCTGGAGGCCCGGCAGGACCATATCGTCCACCAATGGGTGGAGCGGTTGCGCGAGGGGCTGGCCCCGGAGCCCCGGGCCCGGAGCGTGCTGGAGGACCATATTGGTGACTACCTCCAGGAGATGACAACGGTGCTGCATCGGGCCGGGCAGGGAGGCGCCGCCGCGGTACCGGAGGAGAGCACCGTGGCCCGGGAGCACGGCCGCCAGCGCCTGCGCATCGGCTTCAATCTGGCGGTGCTGGTGCGAGAATACGACCTGCTGCACGAGTGCATCCTCGATTCGGTGGAGCAGACGGGAGCGCACGTCACCCTGGCAGAGCTCCGAGCACTCGCCTCCTTCATCGTCCACAGCATCGCCGATGCGGCGGACGAGTACACCCGCCAGCGGGATGCGGCGCAGCGGCTCAACGAGGTCCGGCTCCAGGGGTTATTGGACCAGGCCCCCGTCGCCATCTATGCCAAGGACGCCGAGGGCCGCTACTTCATCGCCAACCGCCACCTGCAGGAACTGCTAGGGCGCTCGCGCGAGGAAATCCTCGGTCGGGACGACTTCGCCTTCTTCCCCGAGGAGCTCGCCAGGCAATACCAGGCCCATGACGCCCAGGCTTTGGCCGGGCACACCTGTGTCACCGAGGAAGTGATGAACCATTCCTCCGGGCCGCGCACCTTCCTGTCCACGAAGTTCCCCCTGCCGGGGGACGAGGGCACTCCGGCTGCCATGGGCGGCGTCTCCACCGACATCACCGAGCGCAAGGAGGCCGAGGCCGCTCGGGCCCGGCTGCTGCGCGAGGCCGAAGCCCAACGCGAGCGCCTGCACTCACTCCTCCAACAACAGTCACCCGCCTTCATCTTCGTGATGCAGGGGCCCGAGCACATCTTCACCCTGGCCAATACCCTCACCGTCCAGCGCCTCGGCGGCCGGGACATGGTGGGCAAGCCCCTGCGCGAGGCGTTTCCGGAGTTCGTGGAGCAGGGCTACGGTGAGCTGATCGACAACGTCTACCGCACGGGCAAGTCCGCTGCGGGCAACGAAGCCCCGCTGTGGTTGGTCCCACCCGAAGGGGGGGAGCCCGAGGAAGCCTTCTTCAATTACGTCGACACGCCCACCTATGGGCCGGATGGTCAGGTGGATGGCGTCTTCGTGCATGCGGTGGAGGTGACGGAGTTGGTGCGCGAGCGCCGCAAGGCGGAAGAGGCGCTGGCGCTGCTGGACACCCTGCTCAACACCGCTCCGGTGGCGATGTCCTTCCTCGATCGCGACCTGCGCTACGTGCGCGCCAACCAGATGGTGGCCGATCTCCTCGGCCGTCCCTTCGAGCACATCCAGGGCCATCGTCTGGAGCCGCTCTCTACCGTCTTCGCCGACCAGCTCTCGTCCGTCCGCCGCCAGGTGCTGGAGACGGGGCAGCCGGTCTTTGGCTATGAGACGACGGGCCCCCACGCCGGGCTGGGTGGAGAGGTCCGCCACTGGCTCTCCAACCACGCTCCGGTGCGCAACCGGGCCGGCGAGGTCATCCTCGTGGCCAGCGTGGCGCTGGACATCACCGAGCGCAAGCGCGCCGAAAGCGCCATTGAGGAGCGTTTCCGCCTGCTGGTGGAGGGCGTGGAGGACTATGCCATCTTCATGCTCGACCCCAAGGGCCGGGTGACGAGCTGGAATCCGGGCGCCGAGCGCATCAAGGGCTGGCAGGCGTCGGAAGTCCTCGGCCGCTCCCTATCCGTCTTCTACCTCCCCGGAGACGTGGTGGCCGGGGTTCCCGAGGAAGCCCTGCAACTGGCCTCCACCGAGGGACAGCACCGCGCGGAAATGCCCCTGGTGCGCAAGGACGGCAGCCGCTTCTGGGCGGACGTGCTGCTCACCGCCCTGCGTGATGAGCGGGGGAACCTGCGGGGCTTCGCCATGATTACCCGCGACATCTCACCGCGGCGGCAAGCCGAGGAGGCCCTGCGCGCGACGACCCAGCGGCTGGAGGCCATCCTGGAGACGGCGGTGGATGGAATCCTCACCATCGACGAGGGGGGCAGAATCCAGAGCATCAACCCGGCCACGGTGCGCATCTTCGGCCAGCCTCCCGAGAAGCTGCTGGGCCAGGACTTCCTCCAGCTGCTGCCCGAGCCGTACCTGAGCGGCAACATCCAGCCGGGAGCGCACAAGCTGCTCGGCAGTGGACGCGAGGTGAGGGGCCGTCGCGAGGACGGGAGCCTCTTCCCCCTGGAGCTCTCCGTCAGCGAGACGCGCCTGTCGCAAGGTCGCTTCTTCACCTGTTTCGTGCGCGACATCTCCGCGCGCAAGCAAGCCGAGGAGGCGCAGGCCCTGTTCGTCCGGGTGGGCACGCTGTTGTCCCAGTCGCTCGACGTCCACACCACGCTCAAGAATCTCGCCTCGCTCGTGGTGGAGCATCTGTCCGACTACTGCATGGTGGACCTGCTGGGGGAGGACGGGCGGTTGCAACTGCTGGAGGTGGCGGCACGCGACCCCGAGCGCCAGGCGCTCATCCGCCGCGCGATGCCGTCCCCTTCTCATTCTCAACAGGGCGCCAGTGTCCTGATGCATATCCTGGAGGGGGGTGTGCCCGTGGCGGAACCGGAGCCCACCAGGCAGAGCGTTCTCTCCAACGACCCGAAGTACCGGGCCTTCGTGGAGGCGCTCGAGCTGAAGTCCTTCCTCTTCGTCCCGCTGGTGGCCCGGGGCCGTAAGCTCGGCCTCATCTCCTTCGCCTGGAGCCAGCCTCGCCCCACGTGCGCCACGACGGACCTGGAGGTGGCCCGGGGCATGGCCGATCGCGCGGCGCTGGCGCTGGACAACGCACGGCTCTACCAGGAAGCACAGGAGGCCATCCGGGTGAGAGAGGACGTGGTGGCCATCGTCAGCCACGACCTGCGCACCCCACTCAATGCCATCAGCCTGTCGGCCACGAGTCTGCTCAAGCGCGAGGACATGGACAAGCGCGCCACCACGGCTGTCAATCGCATCCTTTCAGCGGCGAACCGGGCCAGCCGGATGATTCGAGACCTGCTCGACTTCAACCAGGCGCGCATGAAGGGCATCCCCATCCAGCGCGAGCCGCTGGACTTCCACCCACTCGTCCTGCGGGTGGTGAAGGAGGTGAGACTGGCCCATCCCGACAGGCACATCGCGTTCCACGCCAGCGGAGAGGGGAAGGGCGAATGGGATGGGGACCGGTTGGCGCAGGTGGTGACCAACCTGGTGGGCAATGCGCTCCAGCACAGCCCGGAGGACTCACCCGTGCGGGTGTCCACCCGGAGCGAGGGCGAGCACGTCCTGCTCGAGGTGCACAACGAGAACGCGGGGCGCGCCATCCCGCCCGAGCTTCAATCACACCTCTTCGAGCCCTATCGGAGGGGGCCCGGGGCCGGTGCGAGCCGGGGCAGTCTCGGCCTGGGGCTCTTCATCACCCGGCAGATTGTCCTCGCCCATGGCGGGGACATCCACGTACGCTCCACGCCGGAGGAGGGCACCACTTTCACCGTGAGCCTGCCTCGACGCTCGGTCTAGCGGTTGGCGCCGCAGGTCCTACGAGCGGAAATGCTCTCGACCGAAGGGGGGAGCCCAAGGAGGGGTTCTTCAACTACGTCCATGCGCCCTGACGCGTGGCGTGGGAGTTGCTCTGGGCGGCCGGGCAACCCAACACCCAGGAGAAGGACATGAGTGAATCCCACGGAATCCCGAGCGCGGTGCGACAGCGGTGTCCTGGAGCGCCGTGTCCTGGAGCGCCATGGAAGGTCATGGCACTGGCCGTGCTCGCGCTGCTCTTCAGCGGCTGCATCCCGGCGGGCTGGGACTGCCTGAACTCGAGTGACTGCGAGCAGGGACTCGAGTGCGTGCACTGGCAGCCCGGGAGCGAGGAGGAGACGCGCTACTGCGCGAAGACCTGCCCGGTCGAGCAGGACATCTGTGAGACGGGCAAGGCGTGCGGGTGTCCCGACTCACCGGCGAAGCAGCGGTGCTTCGATGACAAGGGCGATCGCATTGGGGTGTGCGAACCCTAGGGAAACGCGAAAACCCGGGAAGGCTCCTCGAGGACTGGGCGAGACATGTTGTCACGGATGGACTCTGGGCACTCCCTCCAGATGACTGTCCCAATCCCGAGACAGGCACCTCACGAGGAGGAAGCCATGAAGAAGGAGTTGATCGTCCGGGCCTGGAAGGACCCGGAGTACCGCGCCCGTCTCTCCGCCGAGGAGCGCGCCGCCCTCCCCGACTGCCCTTCCGGCAGTTCCCTGACCGAGCTCGACGGGGCCGAGCTGCTCGGGGCCGTCGGCGGAAAGTGTGAGCCCCGCTACTCGCAGCACATCCCCAACTCCTGCGGGATCGCCTGTACCGTCATTACCTGCGGGACCTTCGACTGAGACACGCCCATCGACTGAAGTCGTAGCCACCGGTGGGTCACCCAGCCACCGGTGGCGCTGTTTTTTGCCCTCGCCCATCACAATCCATACGTATGGATCGGCCTTTCCACTGGGATGACGCTGGGGCATCGGACGGTGAGTAGAAGCCCGCGAGCGTGAAGCGGAATTCCACGTACTCGGGCGTGAGCACGGTGTGGGTGCCATCGAGGAGGGTGTCGGGGGTTTCCGTCACGGCCCCAGTCCAGGCGCGCGGAGCCCTCGCGGGCACGTCTCGCAGAATTTTTCCGGTGGCTCGACGTCCTGAGTGCCATCCGCAACAATTCCGCAACACGAGGTGGGCTCCTGGCCCGCCCGCATCCCCTGGGAGGGGGGTATCCCCATGCGTTTCGGTTCCCGCAGTCTCGCTGCCGCGCTCGTGCTGTTCGCTTCTGGCTCCGCTTCCGCCGTGGAGCTCAACTATCAGTGGAAGAAGGGGGATGTGCACCGCTTCCAGTACGAGGATGACTCGACCATCGAGATGAAGATGCCCGGCGGCATGGGCGGGATGCCCGGCATGCAGATGCCCGGGATGGAGATGGGCCAGGGCGGCATGAACGTC from Archangium lipolyticum carries:
- the istA gene encoding IS21 family transposase — translated: MVEQEVVRRIRVLAEAGWGHKRIAREVGVARNTVRRYLRAGSEADKQVRPKARRLTGDEQQRAVELWNGAAEGNAVVVKALLEQERVGASVRTVQRAVEERRRQVHAAQVATVRFETKPGQQMQVDFGEKKVRLGGQLVKVFLLVAVLSFSRRLFVRAFLNQRGDDWREGVAAAFVHFGGVVLEVLGDNARPLVDEHDRKAGSVRFHPAWVEFCKDWDVTPKACGPYRARTKGKTESGVKYVKRNALAGREFESFAALEKHLVEWMAEADARVHGTTHERPLDRFEREEKAALRPLPSRPLPRRQQRLKRKVANDALVDVDTVRYSVPHRLVRESVEVQVGEAEVRIFHAGKLVATHVRGKEPHGRVVDPAHWEGLWRARAVEPAEDGSKLAALGRSLEDYAAVVEQGAKRGVA
- a CDS encoding YkgJ family cysteine cluster protein, which translates into the protein MTTPGTPESPLSLLCRSCGLCCDGSLFSHVGLEADELERLRALGIPTQQRRSGTEVLAQRCPALKGRDCQIYKDRPSSCAAYKCLLADSLVEDRV
- a CDS encoding ATP-binding protein — protein: MLGPRFLEGRASAPLTPEEREWLTSHADSLVLGTYTNSPLSFVNDQGELSGMAVDYVRLLERKLGIEFRRAPPVIIRELLKDMREGRVDLTSGLTPTPERSEYLLFSAPYVRIPTIIVVRRGSWETLTLEQMKGLRVAVGENFGAHEYLKRNHPELQLVPVPNDLEGLMRLSTGEADAMVVHVAAASFYITRENLTSLHVAGRTPYQYELAMAIRKDEPILHRIVQKGLDQMTEGEKQIIWSRWIHEWEMPFYREPSFWRFVALLVVCVGVVVGTIITWNKALKQQVRARTADLAAAHRNVSFLAETSVILSETLDYKAMLSRLGELCVRHLADWCVIDLVTDGQSRRVAGAHVSPAKRPLLDKLAERYPAWVGGPSPASEVLRSNQPRLYPEISEEDIQATSENEEHAQIILALGTRSAIAVPLIARGNTLGVLTLGSGTPGRRYGEKDLELAQEVARRASIAYDNARLYQQAQEAIRIRDVFLMVAAHELRTPLTSLKLRLSSLHRLFQTPPGQTVPTDAIFRELTRLEAQANRLHALIEQLLDVSHISVGRFELMREEVDLCQVVQEVVEDLREQLSRSGSRLEVRTECPGVGYWDRLRLEQVVANLLGNAIKFGEGKPLEVRVESGPEVVRLIVRDQGIGFPSEARARIFEKFERAVSERHYGGLGLGLFIARQIVETHGGTISVESTPGEGSTFIVALPRRVERASPPS
- a CDS encoding CAP domain-containing protein; this translates as MDGGVNAPGDAGPGSEIPDAGPPSCSNITGDRSTQVCLRWKCDRADLSEGTWSGAVNGCIVGDLGASARANALRLINLYRFLAELPAVTTDAVRNQKAQECALMMDANNSLNHSPPTSWSCYTSGGVEAAGKSNICSGRAVDCIDLYISDSGNATTLGHRRWFLSNQLGPVGIGGTTGGSCHWVIGGSGSANRAWTAWPPPGPVPLGAIHIPGKTSVDVTGWSVQTYASSYNLGSAQVTVTDNGQPAPVTVTQLLANYGSAYAIRFNPQGWTTQAGHTYAVTITAPGLTNPIRYTVQPVNCP
- a CDS encoding PAS domain-containing protein, which gives rise to MNLEMRGQESPSSSLAGVLEARQDHIVHQWVERLREGLAPEPRARSVLEDHIGDYLQEMTTVLHRAGQGGAAAVPEESTVAREHGRQRLRIGFNLAVLVREYDLLHECILDSVEQTGAHVTLAELRALASFIVHSIADAADEYTRQRDAAQRLNEVRLQGLLDQAPVAIYAKDAEGRYFIANRHLQELLGRSREEILGRDDFAFFPEELARQYQAHDAQALAGHTCVTEEVMNHSSGPRTFLSTKFPLPGDEGTPAAMGGVSTDITERKEAEAARARLLREAEAQRERLHSLLQQQSPAFIFVMQGPEHIFTLANTLTVQRLGGRDMVGKPLREAFPEFVEQGYGELIDNVYRTGKSAAGNEAPLWLVPPEGGEPEEAFFNYVDTPTYGPDGQVDGVFVHAVEVTELVRERRKAEEALALLDTLLNTAPVAMSFLDRDLRYVRANQMVADLLGRPFEHIQGHRLEPLSTVFADQLSSVRRQVLETGQPVFGYETTGPHAGLGGEVRHWLSNHAPVRNRAGEVILVASVALDITERKRAESAIEERFRLLVEGVEDYAIFMLDPKGRVTSWNPGAERIKGWQASEVLGRSLSVFYLPGDVVAGVPEEALQLASTEGQHRAEMPLVRKDGSRFWADVLLTALRDERGNLRGFAMITRDISPRRQAEEALRATTQRLEAILETAVDGILTIDEGGRIQSINPATVRIFGQPPEKLLGQDFLQLLPEPYLSGNIQPGAHKLLGSGREVRGRREDGSLFPLELSVSETRLSQGRFFTCFVRDISARKQAEEAQALFVRVGTLLSQSLDVHTTLKNLASLVVEHLSDYCMVDLLGEDGRLQLLEVAARDPERQALIRRAMPSPSHSQQGASVLMHILEGGVPVAEPEPTRQSVLSNDPKYRAFVEALELKSFLFVPLVARGRKLGLISFAWSQPRPTCATTDLEVARGMADRAALALDNARLYQEAQEAIRVREDVVAIVSHDLRTPLNAISLSATSLLKREDMDKRATTAVNRILSAANRASRMIRDLLDFNQARMKGIPIQREPLDFHPLVLRVVKEVRLAHPDRHIAFHASGEGKGEWDGDRLAQVVTNLVGNALQHSPEDSPVRVSTRSEGEHVLLEVHNENAGRAIPPELQSHLFEPYRRGPGAGASRGSLGLGLFITRQIVLAHGGDIHVRSTPEEGTTFTVSLPRRSV
- a CDS encoding mersacidin/lichenicidin family type 2 lantibiotic, which encodes MKKELIVRAWKDPEYRARLSAEERAALPDCPSGSSLTELDGAELLGAVGGKCEPRYSQHIPNSCGIACTVITCGTFD